From the genome of Yersinia enterocolitica, one region includes:
- the purH gene encoding bifunctional phosphoribosylaminoimidazolecarboxamide formyltransferase/IMP cyclohydrolase (involved in de novo purine biosynthesis), producing the protein MQQRRPIRRALLSVSDKAGIIEFAAALSQRGIELLSTGGTARLLADAGLPVTEVSDYTGFPEMMDGRVKTLHPKVHGGILGRRGQDDGIMAQHGIQPIDIVVVNLYPFAQTVARPDCSLEDAVENIDIGGPTMVRSAAKNHKDVAIVVKSSDYPAIITELDNNEGSLTYPTRFDLAIKAFEHTAAYDSMIANYFGALVPAYHGDTEQPSGHFPRTLNLNYIKKQDMRYGENSHQQAAFYIEEEVKEASVATAQQLQGKALSYNNIADTDAALECVKEFSEPACVIVKHANPCGVAIADSLLAAYEKAYKTDPTSAFGGIIAFNRELDAETASAIISRQFVEVIIAPAVSAEALALLAAKQNVRVLTCGQWQERATGLDFKRVNGGLLVQDRDLGMVTAADLRVVSKRQPTEQELRDALFCWKVAKFVKSNAIVYARDNMTIGIGAGQMSRVYSAKIAGIKAADEGLEVAGSAMASDAFFPFRDGIDAAASVGISCVIQPGGSIRDDEVIAAADEHGIAMIFTDMRHFRH; encoded by the coding sequence ATGCAACAACGCCGCCCAATCCGCCGTGCTCTACTCAGTGTGTCTGACAAAGCCGGTATCATCGAATTCGCCGCCGCACTTTCTCAGCGTGGCATCGAGTTACTTTCCACCGGTGGAACTGCCCGCCTGCTGGCCGATGCGGGTCTGCCCGTCACTGAGGTTTCTGACTATACCGGTTTCCCGGAAATGATGGACGGACGCGTTAAAACGTTGCATCCAAAAGTGCATGGCGGCATCTTGGGGCGCCGTGGTCAGGATGATGGCATCATGGCTCAACATGGCATTCAGCCGATTGATATTGTTGTCGTGAATCTATATCCGTTCGCTCAGACAGTTGCTCGCCCGGATTGCTCACTGGAAGATGCAGTTGAGAATATCGATATCGGTGGTCCTACCATGGTGCGCTCCGCTGCCAAGAACCATAAAGATGTCGCTATCGTGGTCAAGAGTAGTGACTACCCCGCCATTATTACTGAGCTAGATAATAATGAGGGTTCGTTGACGTATCCAACCCGCTTTGATCTGGCTATCAAGGCGTTTGAACATACCGCCGCCTACGACAGCATGATCGCCAACTACTTCGGCGCGCTGGTGCCAGCTTATCATGGTGACACAGAGCAACCATCAGGCCACTTCCCACGCACCCTGAATCTTAACTATATAAAGAAACAAGATATGCGCTATGGTGAAAACAGCCACCAGCAAGCGGCCTTCTATATAGAAGAAGAGGTTAAAGAGGCATCTGTGGCTACCGCACAGCAATTACAGGGTAAAGCGCTCTCCTATAACAACATCGCAGATACCGATGCGGCGTTAGAATGTGTGAAAGAGTTCAGTGAGCCTGCCTGTGTGATCGTCAAACATGCCAACCCATGCGGCGTGGCGATTGCTGATTCTCTGCTCGCCGCTTATGAAAAAGCCTATAAAACTGACCCAACCTCTGCTTTCGGCGGCATTATTGCCTTTAACCGTGAATTGGATGCCGAAACCGCCAGCGCCATTATCAGCCGCCAGTTTGTTGAAGTCATTATTGCACCCGCGGTCAGCGCTGAAGCACTGGCATTGCTCGCCGCCAAACAAAATGTCCGTGTTCTGACCTGTGGCCAGTGGCAGGAGCGTGCTACCGGTCTGGACTTCAAACGCGTCAATGGTGGTTTGCTGGTCCAAGACCGCGATTTAGGTATGGTGACTGCAGCCGATCTGCGTGTGGTGTCCAAGCGCCAGCCGACGGAGCAAGAACTGCGTGATGCACTGTTCTGCTGGAAAGTAGCCAAGTTCGTAAAATCCAATGCCATTGTCTATGCGCGCGACAATATGACTATCGGTATAGGCGCAGGCCAAATGAGCCGTGTCTATTCTGCCAAAATCGCTGGTATCAAAGCAGCGGATGAAGGATTAGAAGTGGCCGGTTCTGCCATGGCCTCCGATGCTTTCTT